The nucleotide sequence CTGTGTGGgactcctgctgggggtaactgaggcaaccaggtgacacctctctgctgcagacaaagggggaggtggagcccgaggggtttgaattggaactgggagttggaagcagatagtctgggctgggacagagagagACAACAGAGGGTGCAAGGCCCCGGTTCAGTGAGGCCCCTCAGGGCCTcgtctccccagcatggatgggactggctgtctctgccggctgcactgactcctctgtacgatgctgtgtcctgtcggccaataaaccctctgttctcctgctgagtgagagtcactcctgcctgcagacagggtgcagagcctggggactgTGAGCCCCATCACagggtcagtgggggaggggggagagaggagagagagtgtgtgtgttttctgcagccctggtggcaggtggggtggggggaggagcccctctgcagcccgcATCGCGCACGGCAGCCGGGGATGCCCCCTTCTCTGCTGGCTGTTGCTGCTCACCACAGCCCTCCTCAGAGCGGGGCCGCGGGGGGGTCCTGCGAGGCGTGAGCCTGATGGCGCTGAGGTAAGACGCCGGAAGGGCGCTCAGAGAAAATAAGCAATCtttactggtgctgctgcagccgcAGGCGGGGCTCAGCccgggcagggcgggggcagcagggtgcTCCTCCAAGGAGCTGAGGCCGGTCCTGGCCCAGAGcaaggggagcagagctgagcccaggctggctgctgcccccgggCGGGCCGGCCAAGGGGCGTGGAGCTGGGCGGCTCCTCACGCCGGGGGGTAGTGCCTGGACAGGTAGACGTTCTTCCCGTCGTACTCGGAGGTGTTGAGGCACTTGAGGAAGAAGTGGCCCAGGTCGTGCTTGGAGATGACCCGGGCGCTGCCGGACGTGTTCACCGTCACCGTGTAGTCCCCGGTCAGCGGCTGGTCATCTGGCGGGCAGCAAAGCAGGGACGTTGCAAGAGCTGGGGACGAccagctcctcttcctccccactctgctcccaTCCCGCCCCCATCGGCCCCCGCTCAGCCAgtgagcccagcccagggcctgcctcaaggcagtccagctcctccccctgcccagccctcctgcaGGGAGAGCGCCCTCCCGCCACTGCCGGGGGGAGCCCACCCACCCCTCATGCCCCAGGGGCCCCTCCGCACCAGCAATGTGGGGTGGCATGACAGAGACACaatccagccctgactcctgcaggaTCTGATGCATGCGGATGTGATCCTCCGTCACCGGCAACAGCTTGGGCGGCACCTTCTTTATGTCCCACATCAGGaacgctgcagggagaggggatggTCCGAGCGAGGCAGGAGGTGCCAGGCTCCCAGAGCCAAAGGCGTCAGCGCCAGGATCCCTTGGTTCCAGTGCCAGCtcagggagggcgggggggcacGGTGGGTTAGAGTGGGGACTGGGAGCtcggattcctgggttctctcccggctctgggagggcagtgggggctggtgattagagcagggggctgggggcctgCACTCCCGGGTTctttccctggctctgggagggcaggaggggctaATGGTTAGAGTGGGGGCCTGCACTCCTGGCTTCCAAGCCCGGCTGAGGGAAGAGAGTGGGGTTTATGCCTAGTGGTCAGACAGGGGTGCATGAGGGAAACAGGGACCCTGGCCTTCATCTCTCACTGACTGCGTACAGGCTGTAAGCACCTCCCTCTGGGCCCCCCACTGCGAAGTGGGGCACGACCTGGCTGCAAGGAGGAAGCCTCTGTGCCCAGCGCTCGCGGGTTAACTTGGCAAGGTGGGGCCGGCGGCTCAGGCAGGGTCACAGCTcaatcccccccacccaccaagctCAGCACAAGCAGCTACGTCAGGACACCCTGGATGATGTGCCCCAAGGCGCAGGGCCAGGGACAAACCAGGGGCTGGTCCTCCCCGGTGAGGGCCCTGCGGCAGCACCCGGCCCTGGTGCCCCAggtccagcagggctgtggtCAGGCCAGGACGGTGCCACAGGCGGTGATGTGATGAGAATGCCAAGAACCCCCGTgggtgccagccccccaggatGCCCTACCGCTGGGCTGAGCCAGCACAGCATGGCTcaggccagcagggctcccctcagcaTGGCTcaggccagcagggctcccctcagGGTGAGTGTCTGGCTGGCCCCCACGAGCCACCACTCTGGCACGGCCAGCTGGGACTGGCACTTCgtgctgctccaggccccagctGGAGGCGGCCAGCTCGGTGCCAAGGCAGCGGTGTAGCTGGGGGGCAACAGGGCCCCAGCTCGGGGCAGGCTGGTCACACTCACCAGACAGGCACACGACCACCTTCCGGATCCCATGCGCTTTCATGGCTGTCACGATGTTCCTGGTGCCCTCCGACATCATGGTGGTGGGGCCTAGAGGGCAGAGAGCagggtgggagctgtggggcgcAGCAGGGAGTGCCGGGGGCTgcgtgggggtgggagcagtgggtgggcaggaggggggggAGAGTGGGGGACCAAGGAGGGGCCTTGGGGGATAAGCAGCAAGTCACTGTCTCCTGGGGGCCAAGCGGCAGGGGGTCCCCATTCCCATGGGGGCGAGTGGCACGGGGTGAGCAGTGGGGGGTCACCAGAGGCCCTGTCTCCGGGGCAGAGGGAGTCTGAACAGCACAGGGGTCCCGGGAGTGGGGAAGGGTTAACCAGCAGGGGCCCAGTGGCACAGGAGTCCCCAAGATGGGCCTGAGCAGTGGGGCCCCATCCCCGTGGGGGTGctgag is from Carettochelys insculpta isolate YL-2023 chromosome 22, ASM3395843v1, whole genome shotgun sequence and encodes:
- the BLVRB gene encoding flavin reductase (NADPH): MAASCRNIAIFGATGMTGLATLAQAVDAGYQVTVLVRDPARLPPEHQPARVVVGDVLNPQDVDKAVRGQDAIIIILGTRNDLSPTTMMSEGTRNIVTAMKAHGIRKVVVCLSAFLMWDIKKVPPKLLPVTEDHIRMHQILQESGLDCVSVMPPHIADDQPLTGDYTVTVNTSGSARVISKHDLGHFFLKCLNTSEYDGKNVYLSRHYPPA